From Streptomyces sp. GSL17-111, one genomic window encodes:
- a CDS encoding inositol monophosphatase family protein encodes MIDDALTAGVEAAIRKAAAEEIMPRWRQLADHEVTSKAGPHDLVTVADRRAEAHLEEALRPLLPGAAFVGEEGVHADPGRLAALHGDAPVWIVDPVDGTRQFVRGEDGFCTLVALAHRGELLASWTYVPARDQLAVAVRGGGARLDGTPLRAGSPDPGADLTVATDHPDFVDAERRRVLMRLRTEGVAPRPCGSAGLEYLHVATGRLDGLAFSWENAWDHAAGLLLVGEAGGAHATADGRPFAVGGGNALPFAVARDEAALRRILSLLAGTGA; translated from the coding sequence ATGATCGACGACGCGCTCACAGCCGGGGTAGAGGCCGCCATCCGCAAGGCGGCGGCGGAGGAGATCATGCCGCGCTGGCGGCAGCTCGCCGACCACGAGGTGACGTCGAAGGCCGGGCCGCACGACCTGGTGACCGTCGCCGACCGCCGGGCCGAGGCGCACCTGGAGGAGGCCCTGCGCCCGCTGCTGCCCGGGGCGGCCTTCGTCGGCGAGGAGGGCGTCCACGCCGACCCGGGACGGCTCGCCGCCCTGCACGGGGACGCGCCCGTGTGGATCGTGGACCCGGTGGACGGGACCCGGCAGTTCGTGCGCGGGGAGGACGGTTTCTGTACCCTCGTCGCCCTGGCCCACCGGGGGGAGCTGCTCGCCTCCTGGACGTACGTGCCCGCCCGGGACCAGCTGGCCGTCGCGGTGCGCGGCGGTGGCGCCCGGCTGGACGGCACGCCGCTGCGGGCCGGTTCCCCCGACCCCGGGGCCGACCTCACCGTGGCCACCGACCATCCCGACTTCGTGGACGCGGAGCGCCGGCGCGTCCTGATGAGGCTGCGGACCGAGGGCGTGGCCCCCCGCCCCTGCGGCTCGGCGGGTCTGGAGTACCTGCACGTGGCGACGGGTCGGCTGGACGGTCTCGCCTTCTCCTGGGAGAACGCCTGGGACCACGCGGCCGGCCTGCTGCTCGTCGGTGAGGCGGGCGGCGCCCACGCCACCGCCGACGGCCGCCCGTTCGCCGTCGGCGGCGGCAACGCGCTCCCGTTCGCCGTGGCCCGGGACGAGGCGGCCCTGCGGCGTATCCTCTCCCTGTTGGCGGGGACGGGGGCGTGA
- a CDS encoding APC family permease, which yields MSKPPTAGGVPGELRRTLGVPDAVLIGLGSMIGAGIFAALGPAARAAGSGLLIGLGLAAVVAYCNATSSARLAARYPASGGTYVYGRERLGDFWGHLAGWAFVVGKTASCAAMALTVGAYVWPGQAHAVAVAAVVALTAVNYAGVQKSALLTRAIVAVVLAVLAAVVVTALTSQAADAARLDVGSDATAGGVLQAAGLLFFAFAGYARIATLGEEVRDPARTIPRAIRLALGITLVVYALVAVSALTVLGPDGLAGAAAPLSEAARAAGAGWLVPVVRAGAAVAALGTLLALVLGVSRTTLAMARDRHLPHALAAVHPRFQVPHRAELVVGAVVAVLAATADLQAAIGFSSFGVLVYYAVANASAWTLGAQEGRPARIVPVVGLTGCLLLAFSLPLSSVASGAAVLGAGAAVYAIRRALTGRTP from the coding sequence ATGAGCAAGCCCCCGACGGCGGGCGGCGTCCCCGGAGAGCTGCGGCGGACGCTCGGCGTACCGGACGCCGTCCTGATCGGCCTCGGATCGATGATCGGTGCGGGGATCTTCGCCGCGCTCGGCCCCGCCGCACGCGCCGCCGGCTCCGGACTGTTGATCGGCCTGGGCCTGGCCGCCGTCGTCGCCTACTGCAACGCCACCTCCTCCGCCCGGCTCGCCGCCCGCTATCCGGCCTCGGGCGGGACGTACGTGTACGGGCGCGAGCGGCTCGGCGACTTCTGGGGCCACCTCGCCGGGTGGGCCTTCGTGGTGGGCAAGACCGCCTCGTGCGCCGCGATGGCGCTGACGGTCGGTGCGTACGTGTGGCCCGGGCAGGCGCACGCGGTCGCCGTGGCGGCGGTGGTGGCGCTGACGGCCGTCAACTACGCCGGGGTCCAGAAGTCCGCCCTGCTGACCCGGGCGATCGTGGCCGTCGTCCTGGCGGTGCTCGCCGCCGTGGTCGTCACGGCCCTGACCTCGCAGGCGGCGGACGCGGCCCGGCTGGACGTCGGCTCCGACGCCACGGCCGGCGGGGTGCTCCAGGCGGCCGGCCTGCTGTTCTTCGCCTTCGCCGGATACGCGCGCATCGCCACGCTGGGGGAGGAGGTCCGCGACCCGGCCCGCACGATCCCCAGGGCGATCCGGCTCGCCCTGGGGATCACGCTCGTCGTCTACGCCCTCGTCGCCGTCTCCGCCTTGACGGTGCTGGGCCCGGACGGGCTGGCCGGGGCCGCCGCGCCGCTGTCGGAGGCCGCGCGGGCGGCGGGCGCCGGGTGGCTCGTCCCCGTCGTCCGCGCCGGTGCCGCCGTCGCCGCGCTCGGCACGCTGCTCGCCCTGGTCCTCGGTGTCTCCCGCACCACGCTGGCCATGGCCCGTGACCGGCACCTGCCGCACGCCCTGGCCGCCGTCCACCCGCGCTTCCAGGTGCCGCACCGCGCCGAGCTGGTCGTCGGCGCGGTCGTGGCGGTGCTCGCGGCGACGGCGGACCTCCAGGCGGCGATCGGGTTCTCCTCCTTCGGCGTGCTCGTCTACTACGCCGTCGCCAACGCCTCCGCCTGGACCCTGGGCGCGCAGGAGGGCCGGCCCGCGCGGATCGTGCCGGTGGTCGGACTGACCGGCTGCCTGCTCCTGGCCTTCTCGCTGCCGCTGTCCTCGGTGGCCTCCGGGGCCGCGGTGCTGGGCGCGGGAGCCGCCGTCTACGCGATCCGCCGCGCACTGACCGGCCGTACGCCGTGA
- a CDS encoding glycerate kinase, translating to MSQTGRVLIAADKFKGSLTAVEVAAHVTEGLRRARPGLDVEALPVADGGDGTVAAAVAGGFERREAEVTGPLGSPVTAAYALAGSTAIVEMAEASGLQLLPEGVFAPLTATTYGSGELLLAAVAAGATTIVLGVGGSATTDGGAGMLAALGARFLDADGQPLAPGGGPLRELAEADLTGLDPRLKDVDVVLASDVDNPLTGPTGAPAVYGPQKGASEEDVATLDAALAHYARVLESAVGPRAAECAAAPGAGAAGGIGYGALVGLDATFRPGIEVLLEVLGFAPALERAALVITGEGSMDAQTLHGKAPAGVATAARAAGKPVVAVCGRLAIDEAALREAGIEAVYPLTSIEPDPARCMANAGPLLERVAERLATEHL from the coding sequence ATGAGCCAAACAGGGCGCGTGCTGATCGCCGCCGACAAGTTCAAGGGCTCGCTGACGGCCGTCGAGGTCGCCGCCCACGTGACCGAGGGCCTGCGCCGGGCCCGGCCCGGTCTGGACGTCGAGGCCCTCCCCGTGGCCGACGGCGGTGACGGCACCGTCGCGGCGGCCGTGGCCGGCGGATTCGAACGTCGCGAGGCCGAGGTGACCGGGCCGCTCGGGTCTCCTGTGACGGCGGCCTACGCGCTGGCCGGCTCGACGGCGATCGTCGAGATGGCCGAGGCGTCCGGCCTCCAACTGCTGCCCGAGGGGGTCTTCGCACCGCTCACCGCGACCACCTACGGCAGCGGTGAGCTGCTGCTGGCGGCCGTCGCGGCCGGGGCCACGACGATCGTTCTCGGCGTCGGCGGCTCGGCGACCACGGACGGCGGGGCCGGTATGCTCGCGGCCCTCGGCGCGCGCTTCCTCGACGCCGACGGGCAGCCGCTGGCGCCCGGCGGCGGCCCGCTGCGCGAGCTGGCCGAGGCCGACCTGACGGGCCTGGACCCGCGCCTGAAGGACGTGGACGTGGTGCTCGCCAGCGACGTCGACAACCCGCTGACCGGGCCGACGGGCGCCCCGGCCGTCTACGGCCCGCAGAAGGGCGCCTCCGAGGAGGACGTCGCCACGCTGGACGCCGCCCTCGCCCACTACGCCCGTGTGCTGGAGAGCGCCGTCGGCCCGCGCGCGGCGGAGTGCGCCGCCGCGCCCGGTGCCGGGGCTGCGGGCGGTATCGGCTACGGCGCCCTGGTGGGCCTGGACGCCACCTTCCGACCCGGCATCGAGGTGCTGCTGGAGGTGCTCGGCTTCGCCCCGGCCCTGGAGCGGGCCGCACTCGTCATCACCGGTGAGGGGTCCATGGACGCGCAGACGCTCCACGGCAAGGCCCCGGCCGGCGTCGCGACGGCGGCGCGGGCGGCGGGGAAGCCGGTGGTGGCCGTCTGCGGTCGGCTGGCGATCGACGAGGCGGCCCTCCGGGAGGCCGGTATCGAGGCCGTCTACCCGCTGACGTCCATCGAGCCGGACCCGGCGCGGTGCATGGCGAACGCGGGGCCGCTCCTGGAGCGCGTGGCGGAGCGGCTCGCGACCGAGCACCTCTAG
- a CDS encoding PadR family transcriptional regulator, with protein MREFQRGAVRLHILHHAAEEEIHGAWMTEELARHGYRISPGTLYPTLHRLESDGLLVSEQRVVDGRTRRVYRATGAGRRALAEDRRALAELAREVLGDEIR; from the coding sequence GTGCGGGAGTTCCAGCGCGGTGCGGTGCGGCTGCACATCCTCCACCACGCAGCCGAGGAGGAGATCCACGGCGCCTGGATGACCGAGGAACTGGCCCGCCACGGCTACCGGATCAGCCCCGGCACGCTCTACCCGACGCTGCACCGGCTGGAGAGCGACGGACTGCTGGTCTCCGAGCAGCGCGTCGTGGACGGCCGCACCCGGCGCGTCTACCGGGCGACCGGCGCGGGGCGGCGGGCGCTGGCCGAGGACCGCAGGGCGCTCGCCGAGCTGGCCCGCGAGGTCCTGGGCGACGAGATCCGCTGA
- a CDS encoding phytoene desaturase family protein, translated as MPSMCDAVVVGAGPNGLTAAVELARRGFSVEVFEAGTTVGGGARTEELTLPGFRHDPCSAVHPMGAGSPAFLDLPLARHGLEWVHPELALAHPFPDGTAAVLARSVGATAMSLGPRDAGAYRRLMAPYVGRWDTLATDFLSVPWSRFPSEPLTLARFGMLGIQPASLLTRRFRDDKARALFAGLAAHVMAPLTTNATSGIAMVFALAAHAYGWPVARGGSQAVSDALTSHLRELGGVVHTGFEVKRLDDLPPARAYLFDTSPTALARIAGLGRAFQGFRYGAAAFKVDYALDGPVPWTAPEAHRAGTVHLGPYRRDIAAALKAPVRGRAPERPFLITSQPTAVDATRAPEGKHVLWAYGHVPNGWDGDLTDAVERQIERFAPGFRDLVLARAVSGPAELAARNANYVGGDIACGAFTGLQTLLRPRLARVPYATPHPAVYLCSSATWPGPGVHGMSGHNAARAVWRRLRSS; from the coding sequence GTGCCGTCCATGTGTGACGCGGTGGTGGTGGGGGCGGGCCCGAACGGCCTGACGGCGGCCGTGGAGCTGGCCCGCCGGGGCTTCTCCGTCGAGGTCTTCGAAGCCGGCACGACCGTGGGCGGAGGCGCCCGCACCGAGGAGCTGACCCTCCCCGGCTTCCGGCACGACCCGTGCTCGGCCGTGCACCCCATGGGCGCCGGATCGCCCGCCTTCCTCGACCTGCCGCTCGCCCGGCACGGGCTGGAGTGGGTGCACCCGGAGCTGGCCCTGGCGCATCCGTTCCCCGACGGCACGGCCGCCGTCCTGGCCCGCTCGGTCGGTGCGACGGCGATGTCCCTCGGCCCGCGTGACGCCGGGGCCTACCGGCGGCTGATGGCGCCCTACGTCGGCCGGTGGGACACGCTCGCGACGGACTTCCTGAGCGTGCCGTGGAGCCGCTTCCCCTCCGAACCGCTCACCCTCGCCCGCTTCGGGATGCTCGGTATCCAGCCCGCCTCCCTGCTCACCCGCCGCTTCCGCGACGACAAGGCGCGGGCGCTCTTCGCCGGGCTCGCCGCCCACGTGATGGCCCCGCTCACGACGAACGCCACGTCCGGCATCGCGATGGTCTTCGCGCTCGCCGCGCACGCGTACGGCTGGCCCGTCGCGCGCGGCGGCTCGCAGGCCGTCTCGGACGCCCTCACCTCCCACCTGCGGGAGCTGGGGGGCGTCGTGCACACCGGGTTCGAGGTCAAGCGGCTGGACGACCTCCCCCCGGCGCGCGCCTACCTCTTCGACACCTCACCCACCGCACTGGCCCGCATCGCGGGCCTCGGCCGGGCGTTCCAGGGGTTCCGCTACGGTGCCGCCGCGTTCAAGGTGGACTACGCCCTGGACGGTCCCGTGCCGTGGACGGCACCGGAGGCGCACCGGGCCGGCACCGTCCACCTCGGCCCCTACCGGCGGGACATCGCCGCCGCCCTGAAGGCGCCGGTGCGCGGTCGCGCCCCGGAGCGGCCGTTCCTCATCACCTCCCAGCCCACCGCGGTGGACGCCACCCGGGCACCGGAGGGCAAGCACGTGCTGTGGGCCTACGGCCACGTGCCCAACGGCTGGGACGGCGACCTCACCGACGCCGTCGAGCGGCAGATCGAGCGCTTCGCCCCCGGCTTCCGCGACCTCGTCCTGGCGCGGGCGGTGAGCGGTCCGGCGGAGCTGGCGGCCCGCAACGCCAACTACGTCGGGGGCGACATCGCCTGCGGCGCCTTCACCGGCCTCCAGACCCTGCTGCGCCCCCGGCTCGCCCGCGTGCCGTACGCGACGCCGCACCCGGCCGTCTACCTCTGCTCGTCGGCGACGTGGCCGGGCCCCGGCGTCCACGGCATGTCCGGGCACAACGCCGCCCGGGCCGTCTGGCGCCGGCTCCGCTCCTCCTAG
- a CDS encoding BCCT family transporter, whose translation MTTDTTSSPPPSEPLGKGPHRKDPGPDPTIVGIGVVTVLVVVGWAALGQDSFSTAASGSLEWALRNFGWLFTIGANAFLVLCVYIAISRFGRIRLGKDDSRPEFTNLAWIAMMFSAGMGIGLMFYGVGEPLTHYFDPPPFGSVEPRSGEAERAALEYSFFHWALHPWAIYGVTGLALGYATFRKGRGNQISSVFVPLIGKRRAAGWPGRTIDLLAVFATVFGTATSLGLGALQVARGLNITTGIEDGRGLQLAIIAVLGAAFVLSAFSGLHKGIKWLSSMNIVTAALLMAFIFLVGPTVYVLNAIPAGVGPYLQELLITSSRTGAFGEQDWLGLWTIFYWAWWMSWAPFVGTFLARISHGRTVREFLVGVLLVPSGASIVWFSVMGGSALRLDSTGQADLSGPLDEGVESSLFALLDALPLTAVTSVVAMLLVMTYFVTSADSASLVMGSLTSRGALHPQRWLVVTWGVLMASVAAVLLVAGGLDALKSGTILVALPFVVVLMAMCWALLREMRQDPGAGPTRHHALHGLRDAMRVMVGEAVSEQHRSRHWRLRRAASRVTEDAESGDEEPDRV comes from the coding sequence ATGACAACGGACACGACGTCTTCCCCACCGCCTTCGGAGCCCCTCGGGAAGGGCCCGCACCGCAAGGACCCCGGCCCCGACCCGACGATCGTCGGGATCGGTGTGGTGACGGTCCTGGTCGTCGTGGGCTGGGCGGCACTGGGGCAGGACTCGTTCTCCACCGCCGCCTCCGGCTCCCTGGAGTGGGCCCTCAGGAACTTCGGCTGGCTCTTCACCATCGGGGCCAACGCCTTCCTGGTCCTGTGCGTCTACATCGCGATCAGCCGCTTCGGCCGCATCCGCCTCGGCAAGGACGACTCCAGACCGGAGTTCACCAACCTGGCCTGGATCGCGATGATGTTCAGCGCCGGCATGGGGATCGGCCTGATGTTCTACGGCGTCGGCGAACCGCTCACGCACTACTTCGACCCGCCTCCCTTCGGCTCCGTCGAGCCGCGCAGCGGTGAGGCCGAACGGGCCGCGCTAGAGTACTCGTTCTTCCACTGGGCACTGCACCCGTGGGCGATCTACGGTGTCACCGGCCTGGCGCTGGGCTACGCGACCTTCCGCAAGGGGCGCGGCAACCAGATCAGCTCCGTGTTCGTGCCGCTCATCGGCAAGCGCAGGGCGGCGGGTTGGCCCGGCCGCACGATAGACCTCCTCGCGGTGTTCGCGACGGTCTTCGGCACGGCGACCAGCCTGGGGCTCGGCGCCCTCCAGGTCGCCAGGGGCCTGAACATCACCACGGGCATCGAGGACGGCCGGGGCCTGCAGTTGGCCATCATCGCGGTCCTCGGCGCCGCGTTCGTGCTGTCCGCCTTCTCCGGACTGCACAAGGGCATCAAGTGGCTCAGCAGCATGAACATCGTCACGGCGGCGCTGCTGATGGCGTTCATCTTCCTCGTCGGCCCGACCGTCTACGTGCTGAACGCCATCCCGGCCGGGGTCGGACCGTACCTGCAGGAACTCCTCATCACCTCCTCGCGCACCGGAGCCTTCGGCGAGCAGGACTGGCTGGGCCTGTGGACGATCTTCTACTGGGCGTGGTGGATGTCGTGGGCGCCCTTCGTCGGCACCTTCCTGGCCCGCATCTCGCACGGCCGCACCGTGCGGGAGTTCCTGGTCGGCGTGCTGCTGGTGCCCTCCGGAGCGAGCATCGTGTGGTTCTCCGTCATGGGCGGCAGCGCGCTGCGCCTCGACTCGACCGGGCAGGCCGACCTGTCCGGCCCGCTGGACGAGGGCGTGGAGTCCTCCCTCTTCGCCCTGCTGGACGCGCTGCCGCTGACGGCGGTGACGTCGGTCGTCGCCATGCTGCTGGTGATGACGTACTTCGTGACCAGCGCCGACTCCGCCTCCCTGGTCATGGGTTCGCTCACCAGCCGGGGCGCCCTGCATCCGCAGCGGTGGCTCGTGGTCACCTGGGGTGTGCTGATGGCGTCGGTCGCCGCCGTCCTCCTGGTCGCCGGCGGTCTGGACGCCCTCAAGTCGGGGACGATCCTGGTGGCCCTGCCGTTCGTGGTGGTCCTCATGGCGATGTGCTGGGCGCTGCTGCGGGAGATGCGCCAGGACCCCGGGGCCGGACCCACCCGGCACCACGCGCTGCACGGTCTGCGGGACGCCATGCGGGTCATGGTCGGTGAGGCCGTCAGCGAGCAGCACCGGTCCCGGCACTGGCGGCTGCGCCGCGCGGCCTCACGCGTCACCGAGGACGCGGAGTCCGGCGACGAGGAGCCGGACCGCGTCTGA
- a CDS encoding ABA4-like family protein, translated as MTDLLFDLAFWLAAPVWLLLILAPGRRVSDRVAASPLTVVPVLAVYLALALPVLPELWAAVTDPSRAGFQDLLALDAGAGAIWAQVIAWDLLIGQWMYREARRLRVHPLVMSPLLVLTILLAPVGVLLFLGLRALRTGGARGVGEASAVRTAAPRGTS; from the coding sequence ATGACCGATCTCCTCTTCGACCTCGCCTTCTGGCTGGCGGCCCCGGTCTGGCTGCTGCTGATCCTCGCCCCCGGCCGGCGCGTGTCGGACCGGGTGGCCGCGTCCCCCCTGACGGTCGTTCCGGTGCTGGCCGTGTACCTCGCCCTCGCCCTGCCCGTCCTGCCGGAGTTGTGGGCCGCCGTCACCGACCCCTCGCGCGCCGGTTTCCAGGACCTCCTGGCCCTCGACGCGGGCGCCGGTGCCATCTGGGCCCAGGTCATCGCCTGGGACCTCCTCATCGGCCAGTGGATGTACCGGGAGGCGCGCAGGCTCCGCGTTCACCCTCTCGTCATGAGCCCGCTGCTCGTGCTGACCATCCTGCTCGCACCGGTGGGCGTGCTGCTCTTCCTCGGCCTGCGGGCGCTGCGGACGGGCGGCGCACGGGGCGTCGGCGAAGCCTCGGCGGTGCGCACCGCGGCGCCGCGCGGGACGTCGTAG